Proteins encoded by one window of Maniola hyperantus chromosome 10, iAphHyp1.2, whole genome shotgun sequence:
- the LOC117986150 gene encoding catalase-like has product MLAASAAAMEEQYHPAVDNALLSQIRKNSPLGVMSVSSGAPVTYCEANNSLNEPLLRNTFYMDSLTSHVRERTVGRPVHTKGAGAFGYFEVTHDISHICKASFLSEVGKKTQVAVRFSPATGEVGSSDLERGARGFAVKFYTEEGIFDLPGLNLPIFFTKDPSMFAKFVYSLRKDPALYLFNPMGLWDIIIAHPESISMFLIVFGDRGLPASYRHMCGHNLHTLQVENEQGVQSFMRWHLTPREGGKGLGAAEAEKIKLVDPDYYSRDLFESIEKGNYPCWDVTVQIVTEEDVNRFGYGVFDITRKLSETEFPEHPVGKMCLNRNPKNYFAEIEQLAFCPSNLVNGIHGAPDRMYEARRFAYRDAQLQRLGPDAKQIPVNCPFHVPSDNSDSSDGSVGYRPTQKTGLIKIKEQEPYTFDQAAYYYDDLSDEERDRTIQTINAMLTPASPPVQKQVIELLTTVHPDLGSRVAEGMNPTKTS; this is encoded by the coding sequence AGTCCCCTGGGTGTGATGAGTGTCAGCAGCGGCGCGCCGGTGACCTACTGCGAAGCGAACAACTCCCTCAACGAGCCGTTGCTACGTAACACTTTCTACATGGACAGCTTGACTTCACATGTTCGAGAGAGAACTGTCGGTCGCCCCGTCCATACAAAGGGCGCTGGAGCGTTCGGATACTTCGAAGTGACCCATGATATCTCTCATATTTGTAAAGCTAGCTTTCTAAGCGAAGTAGGAAAGAAGACGCAAGTCGCAGTGAGATTTTCACCAGCAACCGGTGAAGTAGGAAGCTCTGACTTGGAGCGAGGGGCTCGAGGTTTCGCGGTCAAGTTTTACACAGAAGAAGGTATTTTTGATTTGCCTGGCCTTAATTTGCCTATTTTCTTCACTAAAGATCCATCTATGTTTGCCAAATTCGTATATTCGCTGAGAAAAGATCCAGCGCTGTACCTCTTCAATCCGATGGGATTGTGGGATATAATAATCGCACATCCCGAATCGATAAGTATGTTCCTCATAGTGTTCGGTGACCGCGGTTTGCCCGCCAGTTACCGACACATGTGCGGCCACAACCTCCACACGCTGCAGGTTGAAAACGAACAAGGGGTGCAAAGTTTCATGAGATGGCATCTGACACCACGCGAGGGCGGTAAAGGCTTAGGAGCAGCAGAGGCTGAGAAAATTAAGCTTGTGGATCCCGATTATTATTCGAGAGATCTGTTCGAATCAATTGAAAAAGGTAATTACCCGTGTTGGGATGTTACCGTACAGATCGTAACCGAAGAAGACGTGAATAGATTTGGATACGGCGTATTCGATATAACGAGGAAGCTTAGTGAAACTGAGTTTCCCGAACACCCCGTTGGTAAAATGTGCTTGaatagaaatcctaaaaatTACTTTGCTGAAATAGAACAGTTGGCCTTTTGTCCGTCGAACCTGGTAAACGGTATACACGGAGCGCCAGACAGGATGTACGAAGCGCGTCGCTTTGCCTACAGAGATGCGCAACTGCAGCGCTTGGGGCCAGATGCTAAACAGATTCCTGTTAACTGCCCATTCCATGTTCCCAGCGACAATTCCGATTCGTCCGATGGATCTGTCGGCTACCGACCGACGCAAAAGACAGGTTTAATCAAAATCAAAGAACAAGAACCGTACACTTTCGATCAAGCCGCATATTACTACGATGACTTGTCGGATGAGGAACGAGATCGCACAATTCAGACTATCAATGCTATGCTGACCCCTGCCAGTCCACCGGTCCAAAAACAAGTAATAGAACTCCTTACAACTGTTCACCCCGATTTGGGTAGTCGTGTGGCAGAAGGAATGAATCCCACAAAAACTagttaa